TCGCCAACGACGCCGCGCTGAAGATCCTGCAGACGGACTCCCTTATCGGTGAGAACCTCTGGACGCGCTTCCCCGGCAACAACGAGGAACCCTTCGCCTCCAACTACCGCGCCACCATGGAGCGGCGCGTCAGCACGGAGTTCGAGGCATACTACGCCGAGCCGCTGGATATCTGGTTCCGCGTCAGTGCGCATCCCTTCGAAGACGGCATCATCATCCTTTCGAGCGACATCACCGAATGGAAGCATGCGGAAGCGCTCCGCGAAGCGGCTGCGCGACGACTCGCCCAGGTACTGGAAGTCACGACGGACTGCGTCGTCACCCTTGATCGCAGCTGGCGGTACTCCTTCGTCAACGGCAGGGCGGCGGCACTTCTTCAGCGATTCGACCTGCTCGGGAAGAACCTCTGGGAGGAGTTTCCCGAGGCGATCCATAGCCAAGCCCCTGCCTTCTATCAACGTTGCATGGACAACGGTGTGCCCTGCGACTTTGAAGACTTCTACCCGGAGCCTTTGAATCTGTGGCTGTCGCAGCAGTGCAGACCCTACGACGACGGGATCGCAATCTTCTTCCGTGACACCACGGAAGAGCGCAAGTCCCGCAGCGTCTATCGCCAGCAGCGCGACCTCATCACCTTCGTCCAGCAATCGGCTCGCATCGCGTTCTGGACCCTCGAAATCTCCACCGGCAAACTCGAGTTCGATGTCGGCTCCTACCCCGTGTATGGCCACTCGCTCTCCGCTCTCGATAACGTAGTCGCCTTCCGCGCCATCGTGCACCCCGATGACCGAGAGGCAGTTGCCGCCACTGCCCGGCGCGCCATCGCAGCCTCTGACCTGGTGATCAACGACTTCCGCGTAATCGACGCGGAAGGAAAGGTTCGTTGGCTCGAGGCAAGGTCGCAGCGTGTTCTGGAAGACGGCCAGCCCGTGCGCCTCGGTGGCATGACCATCGACATCTCCGCCCGCAAGCAGGGCGAGCAGGCACTCGCCGCAAGCGAAGAGCGCTACCGCGTCCTCACCGAGCTCAGCCCTCAGTTCATCTGGACCGGCGCGCCAGACGGACAGATCACCTACGCGAATCAAGGCTTTCTCGACTACCTGGGCTTTACGGCCGCCGAGTTCTGCGGGACGGGGTGGTTGAACGGATTCGAACCAGAGGACCGGACCCGGGTCCACGACACCTGGCTGGCCTCCGTCGCAACCGGGGAGCTCTTCGACATCGAAGCTCAGATCGTGAACGGCGACACACGACTCCACCGATGGTGGTGGATTCGCGCTCGCCCACTGCGGGATGCCTTTGGGAAGATCGTCAACTGGCTCGGCGTGGCAGTCGATATCCACGACCGCAAGACCGCAGTCGACGCTCTCCGCGAGAAGCAGCTCGAGACCGAACGCCAGCGGGCCGAACTGGAGACAGTCTATCGAACCGCGCCGATTGGCCTCGCACTCTTCGATCCGGTCGAGTTCCGCTACCTTCGCTTGAACGATCGCCAGGCCGAGCTCGTCGGCCTGCCCATGGACCAGATTCTGGGTCGGCAGGTCGCTGAGATCGCTCCGATTCCCGGACTCAACGAGATGTTCTCCCAGGTTGCGCGCGGGACGCCCATCAAGAACGCTCTGATCGAAGGCGTCACCGCCGCTCGCCCTGACGAGCACCGCTACTGGAACGTCAACTACTTTCCCGTGATGAGCAGCGACGGCACGGTGCGCGCCATCACCGCCGCCTCGCTCGAGATCACCAACCAGAAGAAGGCCGAGCTGGCGTTGATCCAAAGCGAGAAACTCGCCGCCGTGGGCCGCCTGGCCAGCTCCATCTCCCACGAGATCAATAACCCGCTCGAAGCCGTAACCAACCTGCTCTATCTGATCGCAAACGAACCCGATCTGCCCGGATCGGCAGTCCCCTTCGTTGAAACGGCGCAGAGCGAGCTCGCGCGCGTCTCAGAGATCGCCCGCCAGGCCCTGCGCTTCCATCGCCAGGCGGTGAGCGCGACATGGGTCACTGCGGAGTCTTTGGTCGGTGCCGTCCTGAATCTCTATCGCGGTCGTCTTGTGAACTCGAACATCGTGATCGACGCCAGCTACCGGACCCAGACCCCGGTCCTCTGTTTTGAAAACGATATACGGCAGGTCCTGACCAACCTTATCGCCAACGCCATCGACGCGATGCGTCTCGGCGGCCGACTGATTGTGCGGGCTCACGACGCAACCAGCTACTCGGCGGAACACCCGGAGGGAAGGCGAGGCCTGCGCATCGCGATAGCCGATACCGGACACGGCATGCCCGGAAAAGTCCTCGAGCGCATCTTCGAACCCTTCTACACTACCAAGGCGCTGAACGGCACGGGGCTGGGCCTCTGGATCTCCCACGGCATCATCGAGCGACATGGAGGCCAGCTCCGAATCCGCAGCAGCGAAGATATCGGCCACCGTGGAACCGTCGCCATCATCTTTCTGCCTCATCTCAGCGCCGAGAGCGATAGCCCCACTCTCTCCTCGGACCATCCGTTCTCCAGCTGACGCCGTCGAGCGGCCTGATCGCAGCCGCGCTACTCGCCCGGAGACTTGTGCTCACTCTTCTTGAGCAAAGCGTCCAGGTGACTCTGCGCATCGGTCGCATCCGGCTTGGCTGCGAGCACCCGCCGATAGTAGCCGGTCGCCTCGTCAGGGTGTTCGAGCGCCTCTGCCGCGATGCCGCGCAGAAGGTTGTCCTGCCACTCCGGGTGTAGCTTCTCATCGCCGAAGGCAGTCCAGACATCCACCGGTGCCTCCGAAGGAAGCACCCGCACCGTCATCGACGCAACTGCGGCCCGT
This Granulicella aggregans DNA region includes the following protein-coding sequences:
- a CDS encoding PAS domain-containing protein; the protein is MEKYPALFEWNSADTTSARMEAQMTSLLERLSDGVLMIDREWRVIYANPAAMRISRLRPEDLNSRTHWELYPETVGTVIERMYRDVMNGGEDALIVYYHEPFDVWLDIHIFSIKEGIALHYSDVTGRMRAEQARDESMRKLEQVMAAITDSVVCIDRDWNCTFANDAALKILQTDSLIGENLWTRFPGNNEEPFASNYRATMERRVSTEFEAYYAEPLDIWFRVSAHPFEDGIIILSSDITEWKHAEALREAAARRLAQVLEVTTDCVVTLDRSWRYSFVNGRAAALLQRFDLLGKNLWEEFPEAIHSQAPAFYQRCMDNGVPCDFEDFYPEPLNLWLSQQCRPYDDGIAIFFRDTTEERKSRSVYRQQRDLITFVQQSARIAFWTLEISTGKLEFDVGSYPVYGHSLSALDNVVAFRAIVHPDDREAVAATARRAIAASDLVINDFRVIDAEGKVRWLEARSQRVLEDGQPVRLGGMTIDISARKQGEQALAASEERYRVLTELSPQFIWTGAPDGQITYANQGFLDYLGFTAAEFCGTGWLNGFEPEDRTRVHDTWLASVATGELFDIEAQIVNGDTRLHRWWWIRARPLRDAFGKIVNWLGVAVDIHDRKTAVDALREKQLETERQRAELETVYRTAPIGLALFDPVEFRYLRLNDRQAELVGLPMDQILGRQVAEIAPIPGLNEMFSQVARGTPIKNALIEGVTAARPDEHRYWNVNYFPVMSSDGTVRAITAASLEITNQKKAELALIQSEKLAAVGRLASSISHEINNPLEAVTNLLYLIANEPDLPGSAVPFVETAQSELARVSEIARQALRFHRQAVSATWVTAESLVGAVLNLYRGRLVNSNIVIDASYRTQTPVLCFENDIRQVLTNLIANAIDAMRLGGRLIVRAHDATSYSAEHPEGRRGLRIAIADTGHGMPGKVLERIFEPFYTTKALNGTGLGLWISHGIIERHGGQLRIRSSEDIGHRGTVAIIFLPHLSAESDSPTLSSDHPFSS